TTTCCAAATCCTGTCGACCAAGACGAATCAACCGGTTGATTTGTACACGTTCAATACTGCGGGTTTCGAAGCCGAAGCGACGGCCCAGGCTGCCAAATCCGCCGCGCAACTGGTCAACATCTTTCCGAATCCCTACCTGGGCCAGAATCGCGGTGAAGTCAATCCGGTAGACCGCTACATGACGCTCACGCATCTGCCGGATGGCGCTGTGGTCCGAATTTTCACACTCGCGGGTGATCTCATTCAAACACTCGACGACGCCGCGCGCGCGCAGCAAGGCACGCTCGGCACAGGCACGGCCAGATGGAATTTGCGGAATGAAAGCGATGTGCCGGTTGCCAGCGGCATGTATTTCATTCATGTGGACATGGGAGCGTTGGGCGCGAAAGTTCTCAAAGCTGCCGTGTTCATGCCGGAAGAAAGACTGGACAAGTTTTAATCGAAAGGAGTGACACAGATGAAAGTGAATAAGGTTGTACTTATTGTCAGCGTGCTCCTGATTGCTGCCCAGGCTTTTGCCGGCACGGGAAAACGAAAGGGAACCGCCGGTGCACAGGAACTCCTGTTGCCGGTCGGCTCGGTCGGCACAGCTTTGGGAGGCGCCAATCTCGCTCACGTATCCGGGTTGGAGGCCATGTTTTGGAATCCCGCTGGCTTGGCGGCCAGCCCGCATTCCGCAGAAGTGATGGTCTCCCATCTTCGCTATATCGCTGATGTCAACGTCAACTATGTCGCCGGCAATTTCAAATCAGGTGATTTTGGCGCGCTGGGATTGAGCATCAAATCGCTCGATTTCGGCGAGATTCCGGTGACCACCGAAGTGAGTCCGGACGGCACGGGCGAAATGTTCGCCCCCACGTTCTTGACGTTGGGTCTGACGTATTCCCGCGCCATGACGGATCGCATTCACTTTGGCACAAATGTCAAGGTTATCACCGAGCGCATCATGCGCGAGTCGGCCAACGGCCTGGCGTTCGATTTCGGATTGCAATACGCCACGGGTACCGGCCTGAACCTTGGCGTTGCGCTGAAGAACATCGGTCCGAACATGAAATTTGATGGCGGTGATTTGGAAGTCTTCACCAAAGATATTTCGGACCGGCCGGATACCGAAGGCGAGAATACGCGCATTCCCTTGTCGTCCTTTGAATTGCCCACCTCGCTGGAGATTGGGTTGTCCTACAATCTCAAGTTTGGCGAGACCGGCAATCTCATGCTGATGACCACGTTCTTGAACAACAATTTTTCGCTCGATGAATATCGGTTCGGCGGCGAATACAGCGTCAACGACCGCATGTTTATTCGCGGCAGCTATGTTTTGGGTTATGACGCCGACGAAGACAAGATTCGCACCTCCGACAAGGATAACTTCATCTGGGGCCCCTCGGTGGGCGCCGGCATGAACTTCAATCTCGGGCAATCCTTGCTGTTCAATTTGGACTACGCCATTCGTTTTACCGAGTTGTTTGACAACAATCAGTGGTTTACCCTCCAGGTAAAATTCTGAAGAGGCGGGAGGTTGTTTCTGGAGAGCAAAGGCCGGCCCGGCGGGGGCCGGCCTTTTGTGCTTTTGCCTGAGGAATGCGACGCTGTGCGCGGACGTGCAACGATTTTATGATTGATTGAGCAAATTTTGGTGAGTCCTCATGACAATAACAAAAATTGCAGCGAGTATGATGGCTTTTTTGTTGGTCACGCCCGCATACCCGCAAATGAACGCAACGTTCGATCTGGCCTGTTTTCGGTATGATGCGTCACAAGTTTATACCGAGATTTACTATGCTGTGCCGCTTTCCAGCCTAAAATTCCAGGAAACGGAAATCGGTGATTGGCAAGCCCAGGCGCTGATTCGGTTTTCCATTTTCAAAAACGATTCCTTGTGGCGGGAAGAAGCCTGGAAAATGGAGAAGCGTGTCACCGCGCTTGCAGAGATAAAATCCGGGCAGGCCATGGTGGATGTTGTGCGCTATGTCACAGCGCCGGGCAATTATCGTTTTGTGATGTCTTTGGAAGATCTGCACTCGCCGGGCGCAGCGCAAACCGCAGCGCGTGAAATCGCGCTGTCCAATTTTCCCGCAGACCGGCTGAGCTTGAGCCAAATCGAGCTGGCCAGCACGATCAAAAGTATCCCGCCGGAGGCAGCCAATCGTTTTTATAAAAACGGCTTGGAAGTCATTCCGAAGCCGGACGCCATTTTCGGCGCGGAGGCACCGCTGCTTTACTATTATGTCGAAGCATACAATCTCTCGCCGGCTTCATTCTCCGGCACGTATCGCACACAATGCCAAATTTTAGATGCCAACGGCCAGCCTGCGCCGATGATAAAGCCCCGTGTGCAAACCAAGCGCGTACAATCCGCGAGTGCAGAAGCCGGCATGTTCAACATCGCTGCGCTTCCCACCGGAGTTTTTATCCTGGAATTTGCCATTGTTGATTCGAACCGGGCGATCCTGCACTCAACCTCCAAGCGTTTTTATGTTTATCATCCTGATTCAACGAAAACCCCGGCGCATGAAGGGCTAGCGCAACGGGCGAGCCGGGAATATCGAATGGCAAGCGAGGAGGAATTGGATGAGCATTTCGCGCATGCAAAATACATTGCTGACCGGGAGGAGGTAAAGGCATATAAGAGTCTCACGAGTGCGGAGGCCAAACGCCAGTTCTTGACGGCCTTCTGGCAAAAGCGCGATCCCACCGCCAACACCGCGCACAATGAATTCAAACTTGAATATGACAACCGGCTGGCCTATGCCAACCAGCATCTGCAAAACTATACCCGCGCCGGCTGGAAAACCGATCGCGGACGGGTGTATCTCGTTTATGGTCCGCCCGACGACGTGGAACGGTTTTCGAATAACGCGCTTTCCTACGCGTATGAAATTTGGCATTATGATCAAATTGAAGGCGGTGTGATTTTTGTTTTTGTGCAATTGCAAAGCATCGGCGAATATGTGCAGATGCATTCGACTAAACGCGGAGAGCCGCAAAACAAGGAGTGGGAGGCGCAAATAAAAAAATGAAGGAGCTTCCCGGGCGAGGAGGGCAGGAATTACAGGATCGCCGTCAACTCATTTGAAGAGGGCATGATATTTTGACTGCTTCATATCCTGCGCCATATCTGCAATATTCCTGCTTTTGAGCATGTCTGAGATCCCCTCGCGCAGTTCCGCCCATTTCTGATGCGTTGCACATGGGTTTTTGTCCGAGCATGCCGGGAAACCCAGCACACAGGTGTGCAAAAAGTCGCTGCCATCCAGCGCTTCAATGATGTGAAACAGCGTAATCTCGCGCGCCGGTTTTGCGAGTTTAAATCCTCCGGATCGGCCTTTGAAAGAGAGCAGCAATTTGCGATGCGCCAAGTTCTGGAGTATTTTCGCTAAAAAGGGCGAGGGCAGATTGACATTGTTTGCCAATTCTGTGATGGACGTCATCTCATTGGGCGTCTTCGCGGCAAGATAAAGCAGCGCTTGCAGCGCATATTCACATTGCCGGCTAAAGATATGGCTCATAATTCACCCTTGTATGGTTTTGGGCGCACATGAAGCCCCGAGTTGTTGCGGTGCAGGGGGTGGTTTTTCTCAAAAATGAGAGAAAAATCTCCTAATTTTTGCAAATTTGAGAAAAGCCGAAGGCAAAGCCGCCGTAACTTCTTATTATTTTAAATAAGATAAAAAAGTCTTATTTAGGCATAATAATTGTATCCAGAAATCATACCACAACTAAAAATCGGATAATTATGTCTGAGAAATACTGCGTACAGATTCCCGATCTGGCCTTCTGGCAAAATCTCGTGCCCTGCCAGATGGGCTGCCCGATTCGCACCGATGCCGGGCGCTACGTGCAGCTCATTGCCGAAGGCAAATACGAAGAAGCCTATCTCACCGCGCGCTCGCCCAATCCGTTTGCGAGCGTGTGCGGCCGCGTGTGCGCGGCGCCGTGCGAGGATCTTTGCCGCCGCGGCAAGATCGATGCGCCGGTCAGCATTCGCGCGTTGAAGAGATTCGTCACCGAAAAGTATGGTGTGGAATCGCTGGCGCCCGACAAACAGGACGAGTTGTTTGCGGGCAAGCAGGAGGCTGGCAACAAGTGGCGCTGGCATCTGCCCGTGCAGATTCAAACGCGCAAGAACATTGTCAAGAACAAGAAGGTCGCGGTCATCGGCTCCGGCCCGGCCGGGCTTTCGTGCGCGCACGATCTGGCGTTGATGGGCTATCACGTCACCGTGTTCGAGGCCACGAATATCGCCGGCGGCATGCTGCGCCACGGCATTCCGGAATATCGCCTCTCGCGCAGCTTGATCGACAAGGAGATTGATAAAATCAAAAGCCTGGGCGCAGAGATTTGCTACAACACGCCTTTGAGCGAAAATTTCGGCATTGCTGAACTCAAGCAGCAGGGATATGAGTCCGTCTTCATTTCCGTGGGCACACAGCGCGGCCGCGATTTGAATATCGAAGGCGCGCAGCTCGACGGCGTGATCAAAGCCATCGACTATTTGATCAACATCAACAACGGTTATCGCGTCAATCTCGGCAAAAAAGTTTTGGTGATTGGCGGCGGCTTTGTCGCTTTTGATGCTGCGCGCATGGCATTACGCGGCGGCCCGGAGGAGGAGCCTGCGGACATTCATTCCGCAGTTGATGCGGCGCGCGTGGCCATGCGCGCCGGTGCCGCGGAAGTGCACATTGCCAGTCTGGAATCATTCGCAGAAATGCCAGTGTTGCGCACGGCGCAGGGTCACGAAGAATTCGAAGAGGCGCAGCGCGAAGGCATCGTGTTTCACCCGCAGCGCGGGCCGAAACGCTTTCTCAGCGACAACGGCAAAGTCAAGGGGGTGGAGTTCATCGGCGTCACGCGCACGTATGATGAAAACGGCCGCTTCAATCCGCAATATGACGCCGGCTATTCGGAAATTTTTGACACTGATTCTGTGATTCTCGCCATCGGCCAGCAAACCGATCTCTCCTTTCTCAAATCTTCGGATGGCGTTGAATTGACGCCGAACAAGCTCATCAAAATTGATCCAGCAACTCTGGGCACCACGGCGCCCGGAATTTTCGCGGGCGGCGATGTGGCTTTTGGTCCGCGCAACATCATCGACGCGGTGGCGAATGGTAAAAGAGCCGCGCTTTCGATTGATGAATATCTGCGCGGCGTGAAGCCGCAGGCATTTTATAATTTACTAATCGAAAAAATTCCCACGCGCCAATTCACGCGGCCGGAGGATTTCGAGCAGTTGGAACGGCAGGCGCCGCCAACTATCGATTTGCAACGCCGCACCGGCATCTCCGAAGTCGAACAGGGCTATAACGAAGCGCAAGCACGGCAGCAAGCCGAGCGTTGTTTGTCGTGCCATATTCAAACCATTTACGACGCAGAAAAATGCGTGATGTGCAACCGCTGTGTCGACATTTGCCCGGAATATTGTTTGAAGCTGGTGCCCTTCGAGCAATTGGATTTGGATGAGACGATGAAAAGCAGTTTGTTGCAGCAGTACAACCTCGATCCGTTTCAACCGGCCTCGGCGATGTTGAAAGACGACGATACCTGCATTCGCTGCGGCTTGTGCGCCATTCGCTGTCCCACCGATGCGATGACGATGGAGGTGTTTTATTATGAGGAAAAGGAATCCTGACTCAAATTGCCGGTCTGATTTTTAAAACAAAGCGTTGAAAATTTTTCCAACGAATTGAAACAACCCAACTGATAGAGGCGCGAATCAACCTCAAAGGTGTGTTGAACATGAATCTCTTCAAAAAAAATGGCTCGACATCAACGAATAACCAGGCGCAAACCGAAACGCGCCGTTCCTTTCTGCAGAAGCTCGGCCTCGGCGGCATGCTCGCGGGTTTTGCGGGCTTGGGCTGGCAATCGTTTCGCGCGCTGATTCCCAACGTGCTCTACGAGCCGCCACAAAAATTCAAAATCGGCATGCCGGCCAATCTTGCCGACGGCGTGACGTTTCTCGAAGACAAGCGGCTTTATGTTTTCAAAGAAGGAAGATCGTTTTATGCGATTTCCGGATCGTGTACACATCTCGGCTGTACCGTGAAATACACCAAGCTCAATCAACCCAAGCAAGTCGAGCTGGGCGGCGAAAAGAAGACGATTCCGTTTGAATTTCACTGTCCCTGTCACGGCTCAAAATTCTACGCAGACGGCACGAATTACGCCGGCCCGGCGCCGGAACCGCTGAATTGGTACAAGCTCGAGGTTTCTCCCGATGACGGCCAGCTTGTGGTTGATCTCAATAGCGAAGTCGAACAGAATTTTAGATTGACGGTGTAAGGTTCGTAGTCGCGCCTTCAGGCGCTTTCCTCAATGCAACCTCCATGCCCCTGAAGGGGCTACTACAAACAAGGGAGTGAATGAATGCCTGTAGCAGCATCAACAAAGAAGCTCTACGACAGACTCACGTGGACGTGGAAACCCGGCAGCGAGAAAGAAGCGGGCGATGCCATCGTCAAAAATCTCCTGCTGCATTGGTTTCCCAACAAAATCAGCAAGGCCAGCTTGTCGTGGAATTACTCGCTATGGCTCGGCACGATCTCGTTCGCGCTGTTTTTGCTTCTGGTGTTCACCGGCGTGATTCTGATGTTTCTCTACGTGCCCTCGGTGGAGCGCGCCTACGCCTCGGTAAAGGATATCGAGTTTGTGGTGTCGTTCGGCTGGCTCATGCGCGCGTTGCATCGCATTGCCGCGCATTTGATGGTGGCTGCGGTATTTCTGCACATGGTGCGCGTGTTTCTCACCGGCGCTTATAAAAACGGCGGCGCGGTCGGCGCCAATCGGCCGTTGAATTGGATTGTCGGTCTCGTCCTATTGATCACGACTCTTCTGCTCTCTTTCACGGGTTATTTGCTGCCGTGGGACCAGCTCGCGTATTGGGCCATCACCGTGGGTACGAACATCGCCAGCTCTGCGCCGCTGGTGGGCGAGGCTATGCGTTTCTTCCTGTTGGGCGGCAACACCATCGATCAAAACACGCTGCTGCGCTTTTATGTGTTGCATGTGTTCTTCCTGCCGATGATCGTGCTGCTGCTGTTCTCTTATCACATGTGGCGCGTGCGCAAAGACGGAGGCCTGGCCGTTGCTGATCGCGAAGCCCTCGATCAAAAACCGGAACAAATCGCGCCGGTGAAGAGCAAAACCTATTCGCTGCTGGGCATTACCAACGGCGCCACGGTGCACGTGCAAAACACGATGATCGATGAGGAAAAAAACACCGTGTCTTCTGCGCCGCATCTTCTGCGCCGTATTTGGCTGGTGATGCTGCTGACCTTTGTCGTGACTACCGTACTGGCGATTATCTTCCGCGCGCCACTGGAAGCGCCGGCGAATCCTGCAGTGACGCCCAATCCCGCCAAAGCGCCGTGGTATTTTCTCTGGCTGCAAGAAATCGTCACCATCACAACCGTCAAGATCGGTTCGTTCACGATTAATGGCGCGCTCATCGGCGGCATTTTGTTGCCGGGTATTTTGCTGGCGCTGGCGGTGTGGTGGCCGTATCGCGACCGCTCGAGTCTCAAGGCTGTAGGGGTGTGGTTTGCGAAAGAAAGAAGCGCGCAAAATTGGGTTTTCATCGGCATCTGCGTAATGATCATCGTGTTCATGATCATCGGCACGTTTTTGCGCGGCCCGTATTGGAATTTCTATTGGCCGTGGGAAGCATGGCCCGACATGCCGGTGAAGTTCTAGTTCGGAGTGGCGCCTTCAGGCGCTAAACTTTTGGATTTAGCAAATGCCCTTGCGCATGAAGAAAGCATCTATAAAATCTGGTCAT
This is a stretch of genomic DNA from Cytophagia bacterium CHB2. It encodes these proteins:
- a CDS encoding PorV/PorQ family protein, which encodes MKVNKVVLIVSVLLIAAQAFAGTGKRKGTAGAQELLLPVGSVGTALGGANLAHVSGLEAMFWNPAGLAASPHSAEVMVSHLRYIADVNVNYVAGNFKSGDFGALGLSIKSLDFGEIPVTTEVSPDGTGEMFAPTFLTLGLTYSRAMTDRIHFGTNVKVITERIMRESANGLAFDFGLQYATGTGLNLGVALKNIGPNMKFDGGDLEVFTKDISDRPDTEGENTRIPLSSFELPTSLEIGLSYNLKFGETGNLMLMTTFLNNNFSLDEYRFGGEYSVNDRMFIRGSYVLGYDADEDKIRTSDKDNFIWGPSVGAGMNFNLGQSLLFNLDYAIRFTELFDNNQWFTLQVKF
- a CDS encoding GWxTD domain-containing protein gives rise to the protein MTITKIAASMMAFLLVTPAYPQMNATFDLACFRYDASQVYTEIYYAVPLSSLKFQETEIGDWQAQALIRFSIFKNDSLWREEAWKMEKRVTALAEIKSGQAMVDVVRYVTAPGNYRFVMSLEDLHSPGAAQTAAREIALSNFPADRLSLSQIELASTIKSIPPEAANRFYKNGLEVIPKPDAIFGAEAPLLYYYVEAYNLSPASFSGTYRTQCQILDANGQPAPMIKPRVQTKRVQSASAEAGMFNIAALPTGVFILEFAIVDSNRAILHSTSKRFYVYHPDSTKTPAHEGLAQRASREYRMASEEELDEHFAHAKYIADREEVKAYKSLTSAEAKRQFLTAFWQKRDPTANTAHNEFKLEYDNRLAYANQHLQNYTRAGWKTDRGRVYLVYGPPDDVERFSNNALSYAYEIWHYDQIEGGVIFVFVQLQSIGEYVQMHSTKRGEPQNKEWEAQIKK
- a CDS encoding Rrf2 family transcriptional regulator; translated protein: MSHIFSRQCEYALQALLYLAAKTPNEMTSITELANNVNLPSPFLAKILQNLAHRKLLLSFKGRSGGFKLAKPAREITLFHIIEALDGSDFLHTCVLGFPACSDKNPCATHQKWAELREGISDMLKSRNIADMAQDMKQSKYHALFK
- a CDS encoding 4Fe-4S dicluster domain-containing protein; the protein is MSEKYCVQIPDLAFWQNLVPCQMGCPIRTDAGRYVQLIAEGKYEEAYLTARSPNPFASVCGRVCAAPCEDLCRRGKIDAPVSIRALKRFVTEKYGVESLAPDKQDELFAGKQEAGNKWRWHLPVQIQTRKNIVKNKKVAVIGSGPAGLSCAHDLALMGYHVTVFEATNIAGGMLRHGIPEYRLSRSLIDKEIDKIKSLGAEICYNTPLSENFGIAELKQQGYESVFISVGTQRGRDLNIEGAQLDGVIKAIDYLININNGYRVNLGKKVLVIGGGFVAFDAARMALRGGPEEEPADIHSAVDAARVAMRAGAAEVHIASLESFAEMPVLRTAQGHEEFEEAQREGIVFHPQRGPKRFLSDNGKVKGVEFIGVTRTYDENGRFNPQYDAGYSEIFDTDSVILAIGQQTDLSFLKSSDGVELTPNKLIKIDPATLGTTAPGIFAGGDVAFGPRNIIDAVANGKRAALSIDEYLRGVKPQAFYNLLIEKIPTRQFTRPEDFEQLERQAPPTIDLQRRTGISEVEQGYNEAQARQQAERCLSCHIQTIYDAEKCVMCNRCVDICPEYCLKLVPFEQLDLDETMKSSLLQQYNLDPFQPASAMLKDDDTCIRCGLCAIRCPTDAMTMEVFYYEEKES
- a CDS encoding ubiquinol-cytochrome c reductase iron-sulfur subunit, which translates into the protein MNLFKKNGSTSTNNQAQTETRRSFLQKLGLGGMLAGFAGLGWQSFRALIPNVLYEPPQKFKIGMPANLADGVTFLEDKRLYVFKEGRSFYAISGSCTHLGCTVKYTKLNQPKQVELGGEKKTIPFEFHCPCHGSKFYADGTNYAGPAPEPLNWYKLEVSPDDGQLVVDLNSEVEQNFRLTV
- a CDS encoding cytochrome bc complex cytochrome b subunit, whose protein sequence is MPVAASTKKLYDRLTWTWKPGSEKEAGDAIVKNLLLHWFPNKISKASLSWNYSLWLGTISFALFLLLVFTGVILMFLYVPSVERAYASVKDIEFVVSFGWLMRALHRIAAHLMVAAVFLHMVRVFLTGAYKNGGAVGANRPLNWIVGLVLLITTLLLSFTGYLLPWDQLAYWAITVGTNIASSAPLVGEAMRFFLLGGNTIDQNTLLRFYVLHVFFLPMIVLLLFSYHMWRVRKDGGLAVADREALDQKPEQIAPVKSKTYSLLGITNGATVHVQNTMIDEEKNTVSSAPHLLRRIWLVMLLTFVVTTVLAIIFRAPLEAPANPAVTPNPAKAPWYFLWLQEIVTITTVKIGSFTINGALIGGILLPGILLALAVWWPYRDRSSLKAVGVWFAKERSAQNWVFIGICVMIIVFMIIGTFLRGPYWNFYWPWEAWPDMPVKF